From a region of the Zingiber officinale cultivar Zhangliang chromosome 4B, Zo_v1.1, whole genome shotgun sequence genome:
- the LOC121976925 gene encoding polyadenylate-binding protein-interacting protein 7-like, with amino-acid sequence MNSNKGLADSWIAKSSSLNKVTALNPNAAEFVPSSLKYTYETTKILDATKLDHPGSSRKAVLDRSESNTSNNSDDEVHQYWRQQLPDDITPDFEVIGEALREPGHLTLAGLSINDNAERPKFPGSMTSQILDMRQDLSSPTLRNVSLSGKMEFPGSIYAKEQSSVARMTSMANVWGKSFVNDELQDRHFHDSDLTAGSMGDNIFLENSVTDPIEFLSSQFPGFAAQSLADIYYGNGCDLNLTIEILTQLELQVDGSFDPNGDSNPLAAPNFSPLDFPALPVADSQNGLSKYGDNQHGSDSYRSPAISKGEIDFASTVRKLASQDSGHWKFERNGSADGNAGSSRSSQLLGSTYNGNTKTAYGDKWSSSSSVRSSPVWLETGDAVANIYSDTREEARDLARLRNACFDQARQAYLIGNKALAKELSFKGQLYNMHMKAAHEKAKEEIYRKRNKSQGYGGEQDRLIDLHGLHVTEALQVLNHELRTLRSTVRATRQRLHVMICVGTGHHTKGSRTPARLPVAVEQYLLDEGIRFSQPQPGLLSVVIY; translated from the exons ATGAACTCCAACAAAGGTCTTGCAGACAGCTGGATTGCAAAGTCTAGTTCATTGAACAAAGTTACTGCTTTAAATCCCAATGCAGCTGAATTTGTTCCTTCATCTCTTAAATATACTTACGAAACCACCAAAATTTTAGATGCCACCAAGCTTGATCATCCAGGATCTTCTAGAAAAGCAGTCTTAGACAGATCAGAATCTAACACTTCAAATAACTCGGATGATGAGGTACACCAGTACTGGCGCCAACAACTTCCAGATGATATCACTCCTGACTTCGAAGTCATAGGAGAAGCACTGCGTGAACCTGGACACCTTACACTGGCAGGTTTGTCAATCAATGATAATGCTGAACGACCCAAATTTCCAGGATCAATGACCAGTCAGATATTAGATATGCGGCAAGATCTATCTTCTCCAACTCTCAGAAATGTCAGCTTGAGTGGAAAAATGGAATTTCCTGGATCTATATATGCTAAAGAACAATCATCCGTTGCTCGCATGACTTCAATGGCTAATGTATGGGGTAAGTCATTTGTCAATGATGAACTGCAAGACAGGCACTTTCATGATAGTGATCTTACTGCTGGTTCAATGGGTGATAATATTTTCCTTGAGAACTCGGTCACTGATCCCATTGAGTTCCTGTCATCACAATTTCCTGGATTTGCTGCTCAGAGCCTTGCAGATATTTATTATGGAAATGGATGTGATTTAAACTTAACCATCGAGATCTTAACTCAGCTTGAG CTTCAAGTTGATGGCAGTTTTGATCCGAACGGTGATTCAAATCCATTGGCTGCCCCAAACTTTAGTCCACTGGACTTTCCTGCCCTTCCAGTGGCTGATTCTCAGAATGGGTTGTCAAAATATGGAGATAACCAACATGGCTCTGATTCATATAGATCTCCTGCCATATCAAAAGGCGAAATTGATTTTGCTTCTACTGTTAGGAAACTGGCATCCCAGGATTCTGGTCACTGGAAATTTGAAAGAAATGGTTCTGCTGATGGAAATGCTGGTTCAAGTAGAAGTTCCCAACTTTTAGGTAGCACATATAATGGTAACACTAAAACTGCATATGGAGATAAATGGAGTAGTTCAAGTTCAGTTCGTTCATCTCCTGTTTGGCTTGAGACTGGGGATGCAGTgg CAAATATATATTCGGATACAAGAGAGGAAGCTCGTGATTTGGCACGCCTTCGAAATGCATGCTTTGATCAG GCAAGACAGGCCTATCTAATCGGAAACAAGGCTTTAGCGAAGGAATTGAGTTTCAAGGGACAGTTGTACAACATGCATATGAAAGCTGCTCATGaaaaagccaaagaagaaatctaCCGAAAAAG GAACAAGTCACAGGGCTACGGCGGGGAGCAAGACCGCCTCATCGATCTGCACGGCCTTCATGTGACTGAAGCCTTACAAGTTCTGAATCATGAGCTAAGAACCCTGAGGAGCACAGTGAGGGCTACCCGACAGCGACTGCACGTAATGATATGCGTGGGGACTGGCCACCACACCAAGGGCTCTCGAACTCCTGCAAGGCTTCCGGTGGCGGTTGAACAATACCTCCTAGACGAAGGCATTCGCTTCAGCCAGCCTCAGCCCGGCTTGCTGAGTGTTGTGATATACTGA
- the LOC121976929 gene encoding proteasome subunit alpha type-5-like produces the protein MFLTRTEYDRGVNTFSPEGRLFQVEYAIEAIKLGSTAIGLRTKEGVVLAVEKRVTSPLLEPSSVEKIMEIDEHIGCAMSGLIADARTLVEHGRVETQNHRFSYGEAMTVESTTQALCDLALRFGEGDEESMSRPFGVSLLIAGHDEHGPSLYYTDPSGTFWQCNAKAIGSGSEGADSSLQEQYNKDLSLLEAETIALSILKQVMEEKVTPNNVDIAKVAPTYHLYTPAEVKDVISRL, from the exons ATGTTCCTCACCAG GACCGAGTATGATCGTGGCGTCAACACTTTCTCCCCGGAGGGGAGGTTGTTCCAGGTCGAGTACGCCATCGAGGCCATCAAG TTGGGTTCTACCGCCATTGGATTGAGGACGAAGGAAGGCGTAGTGCTTGCCGTCGAGAAGCGTGTGACCTCACCGTTGCTG GAACCAAGCAGTGTTGAGAAGATTATGGAGATTGACGAACACATAGGCTGTGCAATGAGTGGATTGATAGCTGATGCACGAACTCTTGTAGAACATGGTCGTGTTGAGACTCAG AATCACAGGTTTTCCTATGGTGAAGCAATGACTGTTGAGTCAACTACCCAAGCACTATGTGATCTGGCGCTTCGATTTGGAGAAGGTGATGAAGAATCAATG TCACGGCCATTTGGGGTGTCTCTTCTGATTGCTGGTCATGATGAGCATGGACCTAGCTT GTACTATACTGATCCATCTGGCACATTCTGGCAATGCAATGCAAAAGCAATAGGATCTGGATCCGAAGGAGCTGATAGTTCTCTTCAAGAGCAATACAACAAG GACCTGTCCCTTCTGGAAGCTGAAACTATAGCTCTTTCCATCCTGAAACAAGTCATGGAAGAAAAG GTAACCCCTAATAATGTTGACATTGCAAAGGTGGCTCCTACTTACCATCTATATACACCTGCCGAGGTTAAAGATGTCATTTCTCGCCTCTGA
- the LOC121976928 gene encoding protein TIFY 10a-like — translation MADAGRKRGPTNFAVACGLLSQYIKEKGSVADLGFGIARAAPEGKSESFRVPITMNLLPSADVLGGEESDKESEGEVVSDENPMGLFSQRSGFLTSASDDSRVTEQSQLTIFYGGKVLVFDNFPAEKAKDLMQLASLGNSDQNSTLVPKAATDPVLPQLNLSKLAQPNLSDLPIARKASLTRFLEKRKDRISARAPYRITTPSPQVATPMNQEDFKSWLGLGRHFIAPGLSLNSEYSR, via the exons ATGGCGGACGCGGGCAGGAAGCGGGGGCCGACCAACTTCGCCGTGGCCTGCGGCCTCCTCAGTCAGTACATCAAGGAGAAGGGCAGCGTTGCCGATTTAGGGTTCGGGATCGCCAGGGCGGCCCCCGAAG GCAAATCGGAGTCGTTTCGTGTGCCGATCACTATGAATTTGCTGCCAAGCGCAGACGTCTTAGGCGGAGAGGAGAGCGACAAAGAAAGTGAAGGGGAGGTTGTGTCCGATGAGAACCCTATGGGTCTCTTTTCCCAGCGTTCCGGTTTCCTCACCTCAGCGTCGGACGATTCCAG GGTGACAGAACAATCACAGCTTACAATCTTTTATGGAGGAAAGGTGCTGGTGTTCGACAATTTCCCGGCTGAGAAAGCTAAGGATCTGATGCAGCTAGCGAGCTTGGGTAACTCTGATCAAAACTCAACCTTGGTTCCCAAAGCTGCTACTGATCCTGTGCTTCCCCAACTCAATCTGTCAAAACTAGCACAACCTAATCTCTCTG ATCTTCCTATTGCTAGAAAAGCTTCGCTCACACGATTTCTCGAGAAGAGAAAAGATCG GATCAGTGCAAGAGCACCATACCGAATTACTACTCCATCACCTCAAGTGGCTACTCCTATGAACCAAGAGGACTTCAAATCATGGCTCGGGTTGGGTCGTCATTTTATTGCGCCTGGTCTGAGTCTAAACTCTGAGTATAGCAGATAA
- the LOC121976926 gene encoding alanine aminotransferase 2-like yields MEPAARVVTVESINPKVLQCEYAVRGEIVIHAQRLQQELQNKPGFHPFDEILYCNIGNPQSLGQHPITFFREVLALCDHPSLLDKTGIHALFSADAIARAQQILDVIPGKATGAYSHSQGIKGLRDAIAAGISYRDGFPANPDDIFLTDGASPAVHMMMQLLIRSEKDGILCPIPQYPLYSASIALHGGSLVPYYLDESTGWGLEIAELKKQLDVARSKGVTVRALVVINPGNPTGQVLAEENQKQIVDFCKNEGLVLLADEVYQENIYVDDKKFNSFKKIARSMGYGDEDLPLVSFQSVSKGYYGECGKRGGYMEVTGFSAEVREQIYKLASVNLCSNISGQILASLVMNPPKIGDESYESFNVEKQGILSSLARRAKALQDAFNSLEGVTCNKTEGAMYLFPRLHLPNKAIQAAKAVNAAPDAFYARRLLDATGIVVVPGSGFGQVPGTWHIRCTILPQEDKIPAIISRLKTFHEAFMGEFRD; encoded by the exons GTTTTGCAGTGTGAGTATGCTGTCCGAGGTGAAATTGTTATCCATGCCCAG AGATTACAGCAGGAGCTGCAAAACAAGCCAGGGTTTCATCCATTTGATGAG ATATTATACTGTAATATTGGGAATCCTCAGTCTCTAGGCCAGCATCCCATTACTTTTTTCCGAGAG GTTCTTGCCCTGTGTGATCACCCATCTCTTCTGGACAAAACTGGGATTCACGCCTTGTTCAG TGCTGATGCAATAGCAAGAGCTCAGCAGATTTTGGATGTGATTCCTGGTAAGGCCACTGGAGCTTACAGCCACAGTCAG GGCATTAAAGGATTACGAGATGCAATCGCTGCTGGAATTTCTTATCGTGATGGCTTTCCTGCTAATCCAGATGATATTTTCCTAACAGATGGAGCAAGCCCTGCG GTGCACATGATGATGCAGTTATTAATAAGATCTGAGAAAGATGGCATTCTCTGCCCCATTCCACAGTACCCATTATATTCCGCCTCCATTGCTCTCCATGGCGGCTCTCTT GTTCCGTATTACCTTGACGAATCAACTGGCTGGGGATTGGAGATTGCAGAGCTTAAGAAACAACTAGATGTTGCTCGATCCAAGGGAGTCACGGTTAGGGCATTAGTTGTGATAAATCCAGGCAACCCCACTGGACAG GTTCTTGCAGAGGAAAACCAGAAACAAATTGTTGATTTTTGTAAGAATGAGGGTCTGGTTCTTCTGGCTGATGAG GTATATCaggaaaatatatatgttgatgataAGAAATTTAACTCTTTCAAGAAAATTGCAAGGTCCATGGGATATGGAGATGAAGATCTCCCATTAGTATCGTTTCAGTCAGTTTCTAAAG GTTACTATGGAGAATGCGGAAAGAGAGGAGGGTACATGGAGGTAACTGGCTTCAGTGCTGAAGTGAGAGAACAAATTTACAAGCTGGCATCTGTAAACCTTTGCTCGAACATTTCTGGTCAAATTCTTGCTAGTCTTGTAATGAATCCCCCAAAG ATCGGAGACGAATCATATGAATCTTTCAATGTAGAGAAACAAGGGATTCTTTCGTCTTTGGCCAGACGTGCAAAG GCTTTGCAAGACGCATTTAACAGTTTAGAAGGCGTAACATGCAACAAAACTGAAGGAGCAATGTACCTCTTCCCGCGTCTGCACCTACCTAACAAGGCAATTCAAGCAGCCAAGGCAGTGAATGCAGCACCAGACGCGTTCTATGCTCGGCGCCTTCTCGATGCCACAGGCATCGTAGTTGTTCCTGGATCAGGCTTTGGGCAG GTACCTGGAACATGGCATATAAGATGCACGATCCTGCCACAGGAGGACAAGATTCCAGCCATCATCTCCAGGCTCAAGACATTCCATGAGGCTTTTATGGGAGAATTCCGCGATTAA